CCGGCCGGCCACCCGGGGCGTCCTGTGGTCGGGTCAGCGGTAGTCCTCGAGCGCGACCACGTTGCGATAGGCGTCGTGGACGGTGTCCTTGCCGATCTGCTCGGTGATCTTGGCCCATTCCCTGGCCGCCTCGTCCAGCGCCTGCTGCGGCGTCTTCTGCCCCGCCAGAGCTGCGGCGACGCCGTTGGCCAGCGCGGACATGTACTGGTTGACGCCGGGGACACGCAGGTCGAAGACGCGGTTGGTGCTCTTCTCCATGCCGGAGAGCGTCTGCACGTACGACTTCGCGACGTCCTTGTCCCAGCCCTGCTTCTCCCAGAACGCCGCATCGAAGTGGGCGTTGCGGTAGGGATTGACGCCGAAGCGGCCGATGGTCAGGTCGAGGGCGGTATTGGCCTCGTTGCTGAAGAAGCACAGGTAGTCGAAGGCCATCTTCTGGTGCCCCGAGGCCTTGGACACCGCCGAGGTCCACCCCCAGGTGAAGTACGGAGCCTGGTTCGGCTTCTTGTCCCACGCCTTTGTGGTGCGGTTGTAGACCTCGGTGGAACCGGGCAGCGCCGCCGCTTCGATCTTGTTGCGTATCCTGCTGTCCGGCTGCTGGGCCTGGATGAACGCGTCGTCCCATGAGTAGGACATCAGCGTCTGGCCGCCTCCGAAGGAGAAGATCTCGTCGCCCAGACCGAAGTTGGCGCCACCGGGTGCCCAGGTCGACTTGGCCTTCACCATGTCGTCGAGAGCGCGTACGAAGCCGGGGGTGTTGATCAGAGGCTTCATGGTGTCCAGGTCGAAGAAGACGCCCCCCTTGACGTCCGGGTTCTTCACGTACGGTGCCGCCCGGCTGATGAAGGCGGAGAACGTCAGGTCGTCACGCTTGGTCACCTCGGCACTGCCGAAGTTGGGCTTGCCGTCGCCGTCGACGTCCTTGCCGCTGAAGAACTTGGCGACCTCCTGGTATTCGGCCCACGTCTTGGGCGTGCGCAGGTCCTTGCCAGTGGCCGCCTTGTATGCCGCCTGCTGCTTCGGGTCCTTCAGTACGTCCGTGCGGACCTTGAGGTAATGCCGGTCACCGTCCACGGGGTACTGCACGACCTGCCCGTTCCAGGTGGCCACGTCCATATAAGCCTTCGTGACGTCCTTCATGCCGGGGGTGTCCAGGTACTCCTGCGGCACCGGGGCCAGATACGGGGCCATGTCGCCGATCCACAAGGAGGGGTAGAACATGACGTCGTAGGCCGGCTGGTTCGCTTGCAGGGGCGTGAGGATCTTCTGGTGCAGCTCCCCGAACGGGACGTTGACGACCTCCACCTTCGCCCCGGTGATCTCCTCGAACTGCCTGGCATGCAGCTTGGTCGGCTCGCCGATGACGGGGACGGCATGGCTGATGATCTTCAGCGTCTGCCCGGAGTAGTCCTTACGGCTGATCGACTCGTAACTGCAGGAACCCGGTACGTCCTTGACCTTCGTGGCCGGGTAGTCCTCGCCGTACTTTCTGTAGCTGATCTCCGAACCCTGCTTGAACAGCGCCGGCTTGTCGGGCTTGCTCTCCGCCTTGTCCTGGCCGGTACATCCTGTGGCGGTGAGGGCCACGACGGCCGCGGCGGCGATCATGCCCTTGTACGAGTTGTTGCGCATGGGTCTGCTCCTTCGACTCACGGGATCAAGATCGCTCGGCCGCGGACGGCACCGGCGGACAAGTCTTCGAGGGCGTCACGGAAGGACGCCAGGGGGTACCGCTGGGTGTGCAGGCTGACCTTGCCCTGGGCGGCCAGGACCATCAGCTCGGAGAGGTCGTTGTAGGACCCCACGAGGTTGCCGATGAAGTTGATCTCGGTGGAGATGACGTCGATCGTCGGAACGTCGAGACGGCCGCCGTAGCCGATGACGTAGTAGTTGCCGTTGCGGCGCAGGCAGGCCACGCCGGTCTCGACGGCACCGCCCTCGCCCACGAAGTCCAGAACCGCCTCGGCCCCGTGCCCGCCGGTGAGTTCCAGGACGCGTCCGCTCTCACTCCCGTCCGCGACCAGCGTGTGTTCGGCGCCCAGTTCCTTGGCGAGGGCAAGAGCGTCCGGGCTTCGGTCGATCACGATCATCTCGACCGGCGACAGGGCCCGGAGCACTTGGATGCCGATGTGCCCGAGACCTCCGGCGCCGATCACCACGGCCCGATCGCCCGGTCGCAGGACCCGGGCCGCCTTGGCGACAGCGTGGTACGCCGTGAGCCCGGCATCGGCCAGGGCCGCAACCGAGGCCGGCTCAAGGGACGGGTCGAGTGCCACCACTGAGCGGGCGGTGGTCTTCAGGTACTCCGCATAGCCCCCGTCGGTGTCGATGCCCGGGAAGGCCGAGTTCATACAGTGCACGTCGTCGCCGGCCCGGCAGGCACGGCACAGACCGCAGGTCACGAGCGGGTGCAGGATGACCGGGTCGCCGACCTTGACGTTGGTGACGGCCTGTCCCACCTCCTGCACCCAGCCGGCATTCTCATGACCGATGGTGTAGGGCAGGACAACCCCGCTCTTGTCGCTCCACTGTCCTTCGAGAATGTGCAGATCGGTGCGGCAGACCCCCGCACCCCCGACCTTCACGATCACATCCAGCGGACCGGTGATCTGCGGGTCCGGCACATCCACGAGCACTGGCGGCTCGTCGTACTCGATGACCTGCACGGCTTTCATGGCGCTCCCTGCGAATCGGCGGGGTGGATGGTGCGCCGATTACACAGCCCGCCGCGCGCAGGCCGATGTCTCAGAAGCGGTCCGCGGATGTATCAATGTGATACAGGCCATAGGCGCGGCGCCATCGAGCTGCTCCAATCACTCCACCGAGGGATGACGCGCGCGATACGGGAGTGTTAAATGCCCCGACATCAACCTGGCAGCTCTCTGACAGCAGCCAGAGAGCTTTACCAGGAGATCACCAAGGATCCGAGCGCCCGCCCGCTCGTGGTCGCCTCCTGGCAGCGCTCGATCGAGTACCAGGTGAAGTCGAGCTGCATCGACGCTCCCTACCTCGAGAACCCCAATCTGGACAGCCCGCTCGCCAAAGCGGCGCTACCCATCCTGAACGCGCTGCACGAGCAACTGGCCGATGACCCGGTGTCCACGATGGTCACCGACCGCAACGGCGTGGTGCTGTCCCGCATGGTCTCCCACCAGGCTCTGACGACGCGGCTGAACCGAGTGCAGCTGGCCCCGGGCCACGTGTTCGCCGAGCGCTACGTGGGCACCAACGGCATCGGGACCGCACTGGCCAGCGGCCGCCCGGTCATGATCGCCGGAAGTCAGCACTACGTCGAGGCGCTGCGGGACTTCTACTGCGCGGCCGTGCCGATCCTGCATCCCACCCGGCGCACCCTGCTGGGAGCCTTCAACCTGACCACGGCCCGTCAGGGCTCAGCCGGCATGCTCATGGCCCTGGCCCGCTCTGTCGCGGGCCAGATCGAAAGTGAGATCGCCGCGATCAGCTCGCGACGGGAACGGGCCCTGTTCCAGGACTACATGGACGCGTGCTCCTCGGTGCGTCCCGGACCTGTTCTGGCCATCAATCGCGATGTCGTCATGATGAACGAGCAGCTGAGATCGGCCGTTACAGGGACGGATCACTACGCACTGCTCGACCACGCACGTGAGATCGCCGACGACCTCCGGTTCGAAGGTACCCGGAGCATCGCACTCCCCTCCGGACGCATCGCCGAGCTCCGGGTGAGCCGTAGCCGGCGCGAGGACAGCGACGCGGGCACCATCTTCCGAGTCCGGGTCATCGGGCGTCCCCAGTCCGGACCGGTCGCTTCCGCTGGATCCACACGATCGGGCCTGGGCCTGGTGGGCTCCTCCCCGCGATGGCTGAGCGCGGTCGCCGAAACCGAAGCGGCGTTCGTCGCCGGGTCCTGGCTTCATCTCGTGGGAGAAGCCGGGGCCGGGAAGGGGACGCTGATCGAAGCCCTCCACCGAGCAAAAGGTGCCGGGCGCCGGCTCGAGAGGGTGGAAGCGCCGCTGTCGGAGTCGACGCACGCCACCGAGCAATGGCTGCGCAACGTCCGCGAGCTGCTGGCCGAGCCGTCGAACGTGGTCGTCCTGCGCGATGTCCACCTACTTGCCGCCCACTTGCGCCAGCAGCTGCGAAGCCTCCTGACACACCTGGACACGACCGCCACCGGACAACTGATCATGACCAGCCAACCGTCCATGGTCACGACCGACGACGTGCTCGACCGTCTGTGCGTCGCCTCGGTAGAGGTGCCTCCCCTCCGTCATCGCTATGGAGACATCGAGCACCTGGTCCGGTTCTTCCTGCTCAAATACAGGCCGAGCGGAGAGAGCAGCTGCTCCCCGGATGCGCTGACGATGCTGCAGCGCTGCCCCTGGCCGGAGAATGTCCGGCAGCTCGAGTCGGTGATCCGTGGCCTGGCGCGGCGGCAGTCCGTCCGGATCCTGCGGGTGGAGGATCTCCCGCCGGAATGCCGGGTGTCCTCGCACAAAGTCCTGACCACCATCGAAGCGCTGGAACGGGACGCTATTCTCCGCGGGCTGATGGACCGCAGCTCCAACGTCCAGCGCACCGCACAAGATCTCGGCATCTCCCGCGCCACCATGTACCGCAAGATGCGCCGTTACGGGATCGTCCCTTCGAGCCTCACCTAGGACTCCCACCGGCTTTCCCCAGTGGCGTACACATTCAGTTGTCGCGCATCCGGATGGGAGCAGACGCGTTGGCCGCGAACATGAACGGCGCTGAACTGCGGTTTTTCGTCACATGTTTTTCGTGGACGTGTTGCGAGTGACGCATCACGTGGAGTGCGTAGCGATCCTTGAGCCTGCCGCACAGGGCGTCAGACCTGCATCTTTGGCCAGTGTGCGGTATGTGCGGTATGTGCGGTATCTTGACGCTGGTCTGACGCACGCCTGACGCATTTTCTGATGGGTCGTCAGCACAGAAAGCCACCTCTCGGGCCGGGATCGCATCCTGGCCAAGGAGGCGGCTTTCTGCGTGTGATGGGGAGGTTGGGGCGTCTCGCCCCTACGTCGAACGCACTCTCACGCACGATCACGCTCTGTTGTGGTTCTGGGGTCCGGGCGGAGGTCCGGAAATAGTTGGCGTCTGCTGCGTGTTGGGCCCGGGGTCGATGCGAAGGGGGAGGTGTCGGGTCTGAGGCTGTTCAGCACGAAGGGCGGCGTGGTGGAGGTCGCGCCGCGCTTGGCGGAGGAAGAGGCTGATGTGCAGGACCTCGTCGAGGCGCACGTGGAGGCAATGCTGGGAGTGGGTTCCTGGCGAGCGAGCACAGCACAGGGCCGCTGCACAGCGGTCGGATCGACTCGCTGGGCGTGGACGAAAACGGCGCCCCGGTGATCGTCGAGTACAAGCGGGCGACCGATGCGGCCGTGTTCTCTGAACTACGACACGGCTTCAGGTCCCCGGCCGTGCGGCAGTGGCGAGAAAGACATCAGTTGGAGACGCTGCGAGGGTTCGGCCTACCGTCCGCCGGTGCGGCGCTGCAGTGCGCCGAGCAGTGTCCGCCCGGAGAGTTCGCGATCGGCGGCCAGCAGGTAGGCCACGGGCGAATCCCCCACCTGTTGGCGTCGAGCCTCAACCTTGCCGGCAATGTATGGCACGAGCGTCACGGCAACTGCGGCGCTGGCCACAGCGAGTTGTCCGCCTGCTGCGGCGACACTGCCCAGAAGAGTCCCGGCAGCGGCGTTGAGATTGACCTTCTGTACCAATGTTCCCGCTGACGACTCGATGCCCTGTGCTCGCAACGCTGTGCGCAGTTCGTTGAGCTGCGGTCTTGTCTTGCTCTCGTACAACGACCCCAGCTTCACCGCAGGAGGACCCCATGAAACGCCGCCTCTTCGTCTCGGGTGTCACCGCATCTGCCTTGGCCGCGGCCACCGCCCCGGCGAACAGCTCTCCCCGCCGAATCGGGATGAGCGACGTCGAGCGACTGCAACAGCGGTTCGCCGAAGTCATCGCCAGCGACCACCGCCACGGTGGCCAACTAGGCATCGAGCAGAAAGCCGCCGCGCTCGCAGACAGCGCACTCGCCCTGCAGGAGTCTGGCAACGCCACCCTGCGCGTTCGCAGCTACTTGTACGGGTGCGCCGCCGCATTCCGGTCCTCAGCCATGTGGGCCGCGATCGACGGCCGCCGGTTCGACGACGCGGCCGTGCATATGCGCGAGGCGCAGGCCCTGGCGGAGATGGCCGGGGACCCCGCGATCAAGTTCCGGATCTGGAGTCACGCCGGCACGATGTACCGGCACATGGGACGCACAGCGCAGGCCCTGTCAGCCAACAACGTCGCCCGCGGGCTACACATCAACCGCCGCGATCCCCTGTTCGCCTCCCTCGGCCTGGCCCGTCAGATGGCCATTCACGGCGCTGCAGGAGACCCCACCCGAACCCGCCGCGCGTACGACGAGGCGCAGGGCGCCATGGACCGGGCCGACTCGGGCGAGTATCGGCCCGTGTGGCTGAACGCCTTCTACGACCAGGCCGAGCTCGACTCCCTCGCGCTCTCTGCGTACCTGTCCCTGCACGACTATGAAAAGGCGGAGTTCCACGCCCACCGCTGCCTGGTGCGTCTGCGGCCTTACATGCGCCGCTCCAAGGCGATCACCACAACCCGGCTCGCACGCGCCCAGCTCGAGCAGGGAGCCCTCGAGCCCGCGACGAACACCGCCATGTCCGTGTCGACCGACGCCGCCACCCAGCACCCGCGCGTGGCGCTGATGCTCCGTGACTTCGGCGCCAGGCTCACCGAGATCGCCCCGCGCAGCACCGCAGCAGGCACGTGGACCGACTACGCGCGCACCACCTGGGGAGCGGCAGCATGACGACAGCACAGGCCGTCACCCTGCGCACCGTCAGCCAGCTCGCTCCAGTCCGTGATGACCTGATCGCCGTCTACAGCGATGTCCGCGCCGAGCTGCTGCACCTGCCGAACTATGCGGTCGCCGCGTTCGCTGAGCGTCTGGACCGGCACGGCAGTGACCACGGCTGGGCGGCAGTCCTCGCATACGCGGACAACGGCGAGCCGGTCGGCTACGCGTACAGCAACGTCGTCCACTCGGAAAACCGCTGGTGGAAGCGGATAGCGCCCGCCCCGGCAGCCCAGTACACCGAGCAGCCGACCGTGGCGTTGAAGGAACTCGGCGTGTGTGTGCCGTGGCGGAAGACTGGCACGTCCGTCCGCCTGCACGAGGCCCTGCTTGCGCATCACGTCGCCGAACCGTACGTGTCGCTGATGGTGAATCCGGCCGCAGGCGAGGGGAAGGTGCAAAGGCTCTACGAGTCGTGGGGGTACCGGAGCATCGGCACCAGCCAGCCCACCCCGGACTCCCCGGTGCTGACAGCGATGGTCCGCCGCCTGCCCCCGGGCGAATAGGCCACAGCGGCATCCGAGCGCAGCCGGTGGCGCCTCGGATGCCGCGTCACTCCCCGGTCGCCGCCGGGTCGTGCAAGGGGACCTTGGTGAACGGGCCTTCTTGCCGGCCTGGGCCGGGCGCACGTACACGGTGCGGGGGATCGGTGAGCCGGGCTTCCAGCGACCGGCCTCCTTAGGCTCTTCCTCCGTGGCGCCGTTCATTGCCAAGATCGGTGGGCGCCACTGGCGGGGAGGCTGAGGGCGGCCGTCGGTTTTGAGTCCGGTCGCGGCGAACCAAAGCTTCACGCGTTCGTTGGCCGTCTGCGGCCGGAGGTAGTCACCGCGCTTGGTGGCCTTCAACGCTCGCGTGTGCGACGAGGCGTCCGCCGCTCCGCATGACCTTCCCGGAACGACGAAGCTCCCACCGGACGCGTCGATGTAGGCACGGGCGCCCCTGCCCCGCAAAGATGCCACGCAGAGCTCCCTTGCTGTCGAGTGGCCGCGTCTCGCTGCGCACGGGGCATGCGCGCGGGACCTAGAAGGGAGGCTCGGTGCTGTCGTGCCGGGTGTCGGCCCAGCCGGCCCCTCGGACTTGCAGCCGGTAGTCGCAGTCGACGGGCGCACCGGGCGGGGTGGTGAGTTCGTCGAGCATCACGATCAGCGCGTCCTCGCCGACCAGTTCCACCGTGATGTAGGTACCGCAGGCGCAAGGGGCGATGAGGGTGAGGACGTGGACCAGGTCGCCGTCTTCACCGAAGCCGACCTCCCGCCTGGTGTAGTGGAGCCACCAGCCGCGCTGTCCGTCGGCGGAGCCGAGGTACTGGCTGATCACAACAGGCATGCTGGAAGCGCGCTCGAGGCCAGCGACATCGGGCTGCGTCGGGACTACCAGACGGGGTCGCCCCGCCCACCGTGGTGGTGGCGGGGCCCAGCCGCCCGTCGCGCGAACAGCTTGGCGTCTAATGGGATGTTTTCCCTGGTGGACGCCGTCCTCGGCGAGTTCCCGGTTCGTTCCGCCTGCGGTCGGTGTTTAACCGATCGCGGCGTAGGAGCTCGTGATGTTGTCGAACCCGGCTTGCCTCAGGTCTGGGTACTCGAGGTATGTGCCTATTGCGTAGAAGCGCCTACCTCGGTACCAGGAGTGCTCGAACAGGACGTTTCCACCCCAGGTCTTGACCGATGAACCTGCGTCGTTGCAGTCGAAGGGCCACCAGTCGAAGTTGGGCCACGTCAGCGTGAAGGGCACTCCTCTGCCTGCGTAGTTGTAGCCATGATAGATGATCATGGTGCCAACTGAGGTAGTCCGGTGCCACTCGTCTACCATCTTCTGCTGTTCCTCAGGGGTGTGATTCTCCAGTTCGCGCATGAGAAACTCGTCGAGCCCGGCCTGCGCGGACTGAAGCCTGTAATATTCCACGGCCTTGTTGGGGTCACTGGTGGCTTCCGCGATAGCGGCGAGACGATCCTCCGTGGCCTTCATCTTCCTGGCGGTTTCCTCGTCGACCTTTGCGACGATTTCGATGAGTTCCTCGACGGAACCCTCATGAATTTGGGTCTCGGCTGAGACTCCGTTTGTCTGGAGCGCCAGGACGTGGTTATACGTGGTCATGTTGCTTCCTCCTTGCTTGGTGGGTCACTAACGCCAGTTCCCCATGAGGGGAAGCAGGGCGGACCGGTTGCACGCTCACGCAACGATGTCGTTAGGTTGACCCTCCGCCTCAGCCGATGACTTGGTGGCTCCCGGAGCAGTTTTCCAACCCCTGTTGCGTATTCACGTTTCCCCTTTGATGTTATTGCGCCAAGGATGCAGGTTCCTGGATTAAGGGGACGACAACACAGGTAGGCCGCTCACGTAGTTGTGGCCTCATCATCTGGCTGCCTTCAAACCTAGCGTGAAAAGGAAGGGCTGGAAACGTGGGATCCGCCTGAGGCCATGTGCCGATCAATTATGCCTGCGGCACTTCTCCCTCTCGCCTCCACTGTGCATCTGAGCACGCGGCGCCGCCTGTTCTTTAGGCCAAACGGGTGACATCTCCTCACCGTTAGCTAAAGCCCGTGGGCCAGGGCGGCATAAACGAGCGGTGCGCGTCGGTCGTATCTTGGAGAACGCGGTATCTCAGTGGCGTTGTAGGCCGCCGTGCCAACACCTTCGAGGCCACCCCCCACCCCGAGGCCCATAGCAAGCGCTCCTCCACCAGCAGCGAAAGGAAAGGCAGTCGCGAAAGCGGCTGCCAAGACGCCACCTATGCCGTTGAAGGTGACCTTCGGCCAGTTGTTTCTATTCAGGCTCTTATCATGCGCGGCGCACATTTGGGTTTGATAGACGACCGATGCAAGTTGTCACTATTCAAGCAACTGTCGGCACGAGGCTGGAGGAAGTCCGAGCCCGTAACTGTCCATGCGGAACAGCCAATGCTGATGTGGAAACTACTCGCGGCAAAGTATGGCCGAAAGGGCATCTATTCCCGAGCAGGTGACCCGCTTGGAATCCAAGCCCACGTCCTACGGAGTATTGCCCCCGAACCGGTAGCTGCCTAGCCGCTGCTTTGACGACTGGTCTCGCAGGAGCTACGTCGACAGTCCGGTGGACGCGCGGGGCACGCACCACGGAGCTAGTTCCCATGCCAGCGTCCTCTTTGACGGGACGCCGACGGTGTCCCCATGCTAGACGGTCCCGAACCTGCAGCGTGTTCCAGACCGAGCCTCTCGAATAGCAACGGACCGGGGGAGTGGCGTACTACAAGGCTGGTCGATATGCGCGCGAGCCGCTTTGTGACGCTGTGGGGGGTTGCGGCAAACGGCGGCGGGAGCCTTTGCGGCGTCAGATGCGGCCGGTCTCGTGGGCCCACATGGCGACCTCGACGCGGTTTCGGGCGCCGAGCTTTCGCATGAGGCTGGCGAGGTGGGCTTTGACGGTGCTTGGGGTGATATGGAGCTCGTTGGCGATCTCATTGTTGGTGCGGCCTTGGGCTACAGGCACGAGGACTTCCTCCTCGCGGGCGGTGAGCGGTTCTATCGGCTGCCTTGGTGGTGGGGTCTGTGCGTGGGCGAACGCTGCGAGCAGTCGGACAGTCACGCTGGGTGCGATCAGTGCGTCTCCGTCGGCGGCGGCGTGGATGGCCTGGGTCAGCAGGGCGGGTCCGGCGTCCTTGAGCAGGAACCCGCGGGCGCCGGCTTTGAGCGCCCCGTGGACATACTCGTCGAGATCGAAGGTGGTGATGACCACGATCGGCAGGGGATCGGTGACGTCGGGGCCGGCGAGGCGTCGGGTGGCTTCGATGCCGTCCATCAGCGGCATTCGGATGTCGAACAGGCCGACGTCGGGGCGCAGCTGGAGCGCCAGGCGGACTGCCTCGCGCCCGTCGGCGGCCGCGCCGACCACTTCGATGTCGGGTTGGGCGTCGAGCAGCATCGTCAGCCCGGTGCGCACGATGGGCTGGTCGTCGGCGATGAGGACCCTGATGCTCATCGTGGCGTCCCGGTTCGGGGCAGGACCGCCTCTACCCGCCAGCCCCGCTCGGCGGCGGGGCCTGCGTGGAATGTGCCGCCGAGCAGTGAGGCGCGTTCCCGCATGCCCACCAGGCCGTAGCCTGCTGGGGCGCGGCCGCCAGCGGCGGAGCCGTCGTCGTCGATGGTCAGCCGTACCTGGTCGGCGTCGCCTGTGACGGCGACGGTGACCTGGGTCGCGTGGCGGGCGTGCCGTCGAGCGTTGGTGATGGACTCCTGGGCTAGGCGGTAGATCGCGGCCCCGACCGCCGGGCTGAGGTCGTCGAACTCGCCGAATAGCGTCACCTCGACGCAGGGACGCGTCTGGCCATCGGTGGCGAGCTGCTCGACCTCGGCCACGCCGGGCTGCGGCGCGAACTCGGTGTCCTGTGTGGCGCGGAGCACGCCGACGATGGCGCGCAGCTCGGTGAGGGTGCGGGTCGCTGCGTCCTCGATGATGGCCAGGGCCTCGATGGCACGCTCGGGGTGGGAGGCCGCGATGGCACGTCCTGCTTGGGCCTGGATGGCGATGCCCGAGACGTGGTGGGCGACGGTGTCGTGGAGTTCACGAGCGAGCTGTTCGCGTTCGCGGGCCTTGGCTTGGTCGATGTCGCGGATGAGGATCTTCGTGTGATAGCGGATCGCGGCGCCGAGCGCGGCGGCGAGCAGGAAGAACCCGTATGCTGCGACCGAATCCGCCAGGCTGGTGGTGTCGGCGACGTTGGTGATGGCCAGCCAGAGCAGGATGACGCCGAGGCCGCTTGCGGCTTCCCGACCGGAGCCCCACCGGAACAGGGCGTAGGCCAGGATCAGCGCCGCGGAGATGCTGTTCAGCAGGGCGCCTTGCGACCCGGTGAGGATTCTGACGATGTCGACGGTCGTCAACGTGCCGAAGGAGACCGCAACCGCGACGAGCGGGTGCGTGCGTCGCCACAGCAGGGGGCCGAGGACCGCGAGCACCGCGAGTAGCAGCAGCGGGCGTGGCGCCAGGTCCTGGCGAAGCACCACTTCCAGCAGGGACCAGCAGATCAGTACTGCGACCAAGGCCCAGTCCCGCGGCCTCCGGTCCGGGGCATTCGTGGGTCGAGGTTCGGCCCACAGCGAGCGGAGTGCGTTGGTGGCCATCTGATCAGCCTAGGCGGCCCGCGTGCTCGGTGTATCCGCCGAAAGTACAAGAGCTCGGCTGTGCCAACGGCCAGGTCGAATCAGGCTCCGCGGCTGATGTGCCCGCCGCCGGCATCCGTGAAGGTGGAAGCACCCACCCAATCAAGCCAGGGAGCATTGTGATGAGAACGCCTCAATCCCATACCCCACTAGAGAATCCGCCGTCCCAGAGCACGCTGGAAGATCTGCGCATGCCCGTGCAGGCCAAGCTCGCAGCAGCATGGACCAGCTTCATGTTCCTCTACATCTACGTCGACTACCTCGCCCTGTACAAGCCCGGCTTCGTCGACGACATCCTGGCCGGCATCGTCCACGAGTTCGACATCGGTCCAACCTTTGTCGCCATTGCGCTCACGCTCATGGCCATCCCGATCCTCATGATCCTGCTCTCCGCGACACTGCCCGCCCGTGTCAACCGCACCATCAACCTCGTCGTAGCAACGCTCTACATCCCCGTCTCGATGTTCAACGCGGTAGGGGAGTCTTGGACCTACTTCTACTTCTACGGCCTCTCCATCGGACTCGAGGTGCTGCTCCTGGCCTTCATCCTGCGCTCCGCCTGGACCTGGCCACGCCGCATCGCATCACCGGCGACCCTGGCAGCCAGCCTCGACAGCGAGCCACTCCGCAGGCCGCAGCAGGCGTGACTGCCCGCCCCGCGCCCGACCATCCTTCGCTCGCGCCACCCGCGGGCACGGTCCATTCAGCGGTGACCTGATGGTCATGCCGGTGTGGCGATGCTCCAGGGATCGCCCAGAAAGGCGTTGCGTAGGGCTGTGAAGACCTCGACGCCGTGGGCTTTGGCCGTGGCGATGTAGGAACGGACGCGGCAGAACGCGGTGAGTCCTCGCATGCTGCGCCAGCTCCCGCTGATCTTGGCTTGGAGCTTGGCCATCCTGATCGCCTGCTCGGCTGGGTTGTTGGTCCACTCGACGTGGAAGTCCAGGGTGAAGTTGAGGACTTGATCGACTCGCTCACGCATCCGTTTCGCCAGCTTGTAGGCGTCGTGGCTGCGGCCGGCGGTCCCGGGGGTGTTCGCGTCGATGCCCTGCTGCGCGGTGTTGAGATACAGATCCCGCAGGCTCTGGCTCGTGGTCGTGGACAGGCCGGCCGCGCCCTGCGTGATCGCGGTGTCGACGGTGCGTCGTGCCTTC
The Streptomyces lunaelactis genome window above contains:
- a CDS encoding NAD(P)-dependent alcohol dehydrogenase, with protein sequence MKAVQVIEYDEPPVLVDVPDPQITGPLDVIVKVGGAGVCRTDLHILEGQWSDKSGVVLPYTIGHENAGWVQEVGQAVTNVKVGDPVILHPLVTCGLCRACRAGDDVHCMNSAFPGIDTDGGYAEYLKTTARSVVALDPSLEPASVAALADAGLTAYHAVAKAARVLRPGDRAVVIGAGGLGHIGIQVLRALSPVEMIVIDRSPDALALAKELGAEHTLVADGSESGRVLELTGGHGAEAVLDFVGEGGAVETGVACLRRNGNYYVIGYGGRLDVPTIDVISTEINFIGNLVGSYNDLSELMVLAAQGKVSLHTQRYPLASFRDALEDLSAGAVRGRAILIP
- a CDS encoding sigma-54-dependent Fis family transcriptional regulator, with protein sequence MPRHQPGSSLTAARELYQEITKDPSARPLVVASWQRSIEYQVKSSCIDAPYLENPNLDSPLAKAALPILNALHEQLADDPVSTMVTDRNGVVLSRMVSHQALTTRLNRVQLAPGHVFAERYVGTNGIGTALASGRPVMIAGSQHYVEALRDFYCAAVPILHPTRRTLLGAFNLTTARQGSAGMLMALARSVAGQIESEIAAISSRRERALFQDYMDACSSVRPGPVLAINRDVVMMNEQLRSAVTGTDHYALLDHAREIADDLRFEGTRSIALPSGRIAELRVSRSRREDSDAGTIFRVRVIGRPQSGPVASAGSTRSGLGLVGSSPRWLSAVAETEAAFVAGSWLHLVGEAGAGKGTLIEALHRAKGAGRRLERVEAPLSESTHATEQWLRNVRELLAEPSNVVVLRDVHLLAAHLRQQLRSLLTHLDTTATGQLIMTSQPSMVTTDDVLDRLCVASVEVPPLRHRYGDIEHLVRFFLLKYRPSGESSCSPDALTMLQRCPWPENVRQLESVIRGLARRQSVRILRVEDLPPECRVSSHKVLTTIEALERDAILRGLMDRSSNVQRTAQDLGISRATMYRKMRRYGIVPSSLT
- a CDS encoding DUF6326 family protein, with the translated sequence MPVQAKLAAAWTSFMFLYIYVDYLALYKPGFVDDILAGIVHEFDIGPTFVAIALTLMAIPILMILLSATLPARVNRTINLVVATLYIPVSMFNAVGESWTYFYFYGLSIGLEVLLLAFILRSAWTWPRRIASPATLAASLDSEPLRRPQQA
- a CDS encoding DUF6236 family protein; its protein translation is MYESKTRPQLNELRTALRAQGIESSAGTLVQKVNLNAAAGTLLGSVAAAGGQLAVASAAVAVTLVPYIAGKVEARRQQVGDSPVAYLLAADRELSGRTLLGALQRRTGGR
- a CDS encoding response regulator — protein: MSIRVLIADDQPIVRTGLTMLLDAQPDIEVVGAAADGREAVRLALQLRPDVGLFDIRMPLMDGIEATRRLAGPDVTDPLPIVVITTFDLDEYVHGALKAGARGFLLKDAGPALLTQAIHAAADGDALIAPSVTVRLLAAFAHAQTPPPRQPIEPLTAREEEVLVPVAQGRTNNEIANELHITPSTVKAHLASLMRKLGARNRVEVAMWAHETGRI
- a CDS encoding extracellular solute-binding protein; amino-acid sequence: MRNNSYKGMIAAAAVVALTATGCTGQDKAESKPDKPALFKQGSEISYRKYGEDYPATKVKDVPGSCSYESISRKDYSGQTLKIISHAVPVIGEPTKLHARQFEEITGAKVEVVNVPFGELHQKILTPLQANQPAYDVMFYPSLWIGDMAPYLAPVPQEYLDTPGMKDVTKAYMDVATWNGQVVQYPVDGDRHYLKVRTDVLKDPKQQAAYKAATGKDLRTPKTWAEYQEVAKFFSGKDVDGDGKPNFGSAEVTKRDDLTFSAFISRAAPYVKNPDVKGGVFFDLDTMKPLINTPGFVRALDDMVKAKSTWAPGGANFGLGDEIFSFGGGQTLMSYSWDDAFIQAQQPDSRIRNKIEAAALPGSTEVYNRTTKAWDKKPNQAPYFTWGWTSAVSKASGHQKMAFDYLCFFSNEANTALDLTIGRFGVNPYRNAHFDAAFWEKQGWDKDVAKSYVQTLSGMEKSTNRVFDLRVPGVNQYMSALANGVAAALAGQKTPQQALDEAAREWAKITEQIGKDTVHDAYRNVVALEDYR
- a CDS encoding sensor histidine kinase; translation: MATNALRSLWAEPRPTNAPDRRPRDWALVAVLICWSLLEVVLRQDLAPRPLLLLAVLAVLGPLLWRRTHPLVAVAVSFGTLTTVDIVRILTGSQGALLNSISAALILAYALFRWGSGREAASGLGVILLWLAITNVADTTSLADSVAAYGFFLLAAALGAAIRYHTKILIRDIDQAKAREREQLARELHDTVAHHVSGIAIQAQAGRAIAASHPERAIEALAIIEDAATRTLTELRAIVGVLRATQDTEFAPQPGVAEVEQLATDGQTRPCVEVTLFGEFDDLSPAVGAAIYRLAQESITNARRHARHATQVTVAVTGDADQVRLTIDDDGSAAGGRAPAGYGLVGMRERASLLGGTFHAGPAAERGWRVEAVLPRTGTPR
- a CDS encoding GNAT family N-acetyltransferase, coding for MTTAQAVTLRTVSQLAPVRDDLIAVYSDVRAELLHLPNYAVAAFAERLDRHGSDHGWAAVLAYADNGEPVGYAYSNVVHSENRWWKRIAPAPAAQYTEQPTVALKELGVCVPWRKTGTSVRLHEALLAHHVAEPYVSLMVNPAAGEGKVQRLYESWGYRSIGTSQPTPDSPVLTAMVRRLPPGE